A genomic segment from Halomonas sp. GD1P12 encodes:
- a CDS encoding bifunctional 2',3'-cyclic-nucleotide 2'-phosphodiesterase/3'-nucleotidase: MFKVLNGANFPYVCANLTRGALAANPRDDDLFLRPYLIKEKTIIDGAGRASTVKVGFIGFVPPQIMVWDEKHLAGAANTRDIVEAANAWVPVMKEEGADIIVALSHSGIDGARPTERMENASLHLAGVEGIDAIFTGHQHLVFPGPTDFQNIDGVDPQRGTLMGKPAVMAGFWGSHMGLIDLMLERDGDRWRIVDFTTEARPIYHREESREVVPTVTSSAAVTAAVSEEHQATLDYIRTPVGRSAAPLYSYFALVADDPSVQLVANAQTWYIKEMLKNGEYADLPVLSAAAPFKTGGRGGPDYYTDVPAGDIAIKHVADLYLYPNTIRAVAVTGAQVREWLEMSAGMFHRVPEGAVDAPLLNKDFPSYNFDVIDGVSYRIDLSKPARYTAEGELARPEARRIVDLTFNGAPIDLEQRFVVATNNYRAGGGGNFPGIDADAVIFVGPDTNRDIIVRYIVEQGTVDPAADFNWSFKPMPDTTALFDTGPGAQRYLDDVAQTTDIEPAGDGDNGFARYRIKL; the protein is encoded by the coding sequence ATGTTCAAGGTGCTCAACGGGGCCAACTTTCCCTACGTTTGCGCCAACCTGACCCGCGGCGCGCTGGCGGCCAACCCGCGTGACGACGATCTTTTCCTGCGCCCTTATCTCATCAAGGAGAAGACGATCATCGATGGCGCCGGGCGCGCCAGCACCGTCAAGGTGGGCTTCATCGGCTTCGTGCCGCCGCAAATCATGGTATGGGACGAAAAGCATCTTGCGGGCGCAGCCAATACCCGCGATATCGTCGAGGCGGCCAACGCCTGGGTGCCGGTCATGAAGGAGGAAGGCGCGGACATCATCGTGGCGTTGTCACACTCGGGGATCGACGGCGCGCGGCCGACTGAGCGCATGGAGAACGCCTCGCTCCATCTGGCCGGGGTCGAGGGGATCGACGCGATCTTCACCGGCCATCAGCATCTGGTCTTTCCCGGTCCCACCGACTTTCAGAACATCGACGGGGTCGACCCGCAGCGCGGCACGCTGATGGGCAAGCCGGCGGTCATGGCGGGCTTCTGGGGCTCGCACATGGGACTGATCGACCTGATGCTCGAACGCGACGGCGACCGCTGGCGCATTGTCGATTTCACCACCGAGGCGCGGCCGATCTATCACCGCGAAGAGAGCCGCGAAGTGGTGCCCACCGTGACCTCCAGCGCCGCCGTCACCGCCGCCGTCAGCGAGGAGCACCAGGCGACACTCGACTACATCCGCACGCCGGTCGGACGAAGTGCCGCGCCGCTCTACTCCTACTTCGCGCTGGTCGCGGACGATCCCTCGGTTCAGCTCGTCGCCAATGCACAGACCTGGTACATCAAGGAGATGCTGAAAAACGGCGAGTACGCGGATCTGCCGGTGCTCTCCGCCGCCGCGCCGTTCAAGACCGGCGGCCGCGGCGGGCCCGACTACTACACCGACGTTCCGGCCGGCGATATCGCCATCAAGCACGTGGCGGATCTGTATCTTTACCCCAACACCATTCGCGCCGTGGCGGTCACCGGCGCCCAGGTGCGCGAGTGGCTCGAGATGTCCGCCGGCATGTTCCACCGGGTGCCCGAGGGCGCGGTGGATGCGCCGCTTCTGAACAAGGACTTCCCCTCCTACAACTTCGATGTGATCGACGGCGTGAGCTATCGCATCGATCTGTCAAAGCCCGCGCGCTACACCGCCGAAGGAGAGCTTGCCCGCCCGGAGGCGCGCCGCATCGTCGATCTGACCTTTAACGGCGCGCCGATCGATTTGGAACAGCGGTTCGTGGTGGCCACCAACAACTACCGCGCCGGCGGCGGCGGCAACTTCCCCGGCATCGACGCGGATGCGGTCATCTTCGTTGGCCCGGACACCAACCGCGACATCATCGTGCGCTATATCGTCGAGCAGGGAACGGTGGACCCGGCGGCAGATTTCAACTGGTCGTTCAAGCCGATGCCGGACACCACGGCGCTGTTCGACACCGGGCCCGGCGCGCAGCGCTACCTGGACGACGTGGCACAGACCACGGACATCGAACCCGCCGGGGACGGTGACAACGGCTTCGCGCGCTATCGCATCAAGCTTTGA
- a CDS encoding metallophosphoesterase — MSLHQAPYILSRRTFLGGLAASSSLILLHPFAVHASPRQAHLRLMETTDIHVNVLPYDYYADQPNDTMGLARTASLIDAVRAESTNAMLIDNGDFLQGNPMGDYIAYERGMREGDRHPVIDAMNVLGYDVATLGNHEFN, encoded by the coding sequence ATGTCGTTACACCAAGCGCCGTATATCCTGTCACGCCGCACCTTTCTGGGCGGGCTTGCCGCCTCCTCCTCGCTAATTCTGCTGCACCCGTTCGCCGTGCACGCCTCGCCCCGGCAGGCGCACCTACGGCTGATGGAAACCACCGACATTCACGTCAACGTGCTGCCCTACGACTACTACGCCGATCAGCCCAACGACACCATGGGGCTTGCCCGCACCGCCTCCTTGATCGACGCGGTGCGTGCAGAGTCCACCAACGCGATGCTGATCGACAACGGCGACTTTCTCCAGGGTAACCCAATGGGCGACTACATCGCCTACGAACGCGGCATGCGTGAAGGCGACCGTCATCCGGTGATCGACGCCATGAACGTGCTGGGCTACGACGTCGCCACCCTGGGCAATCACGAGTTCAACTAA
- a CDS encoding DUF3455 domain-containing protein, producing the protein MIIQHLTRATLATALIASFSHAALAQTPEDVQVPDGHAVALETVGVGAIKYMCETNDSGDVEWVFKGPSAALNDSDGNQVGSYYGPPATWEALDGSKVTGTQLATADNGEGNIPLQLVEANPAEGEGAMTGVTYIQRLNTEGGVAPDMECNADHEGATAIVTYQADYNFFMAE; encoded by the coding sequence ATGATTATTCAACATCTAACGCGTGCTACCCTGGCGACCGCCCTGATTGCATCCTTCAGTCACGCTGCTCTGGCACAAACGCCAGAGGACGTCCAGGTACCGGACGGCCACGCCGTTGCGCTCGAAACCGTCGGCGTTGGTGCGATCAAATACATGTGTGAAACCAACGATTCCGGCGACGTCGAGTGGGTCTTCAAGGGCCCGAGCGCGGCGCTCAACGACAGCGACGGCAACCAGGTTGGCAGCTATTACGGCCCGCCCGCCACGTGGGAAGCGCTGGACGGCTCCAAAGTGACCGGTACCCAGCTTGCCACTGCTGACAACGGTGAAGGCAACATTCCGCTTCAGCTGGTCGAAGCCAACCCGGCCGAAGGTGAAGGCGCCATGACCGGCGTTACTTACATTCAACGTTTGAACACCGAAGGCGGCGTCGCCCCGGACATGGAGTGTAACGCCGACCACGAAGGCGCGACCGCCATCGTCACTTACCAGGCCGACTACAACTTCTTCATGGCCGAGTAA
- a CDS encoding sigma-70 family RNA polymerase sigma factor → MAVSENINELDVAETLRRCTNGEQEALHALYRQEGARMLGVVLRIVKDRGMAEDIVHDAFLSIWQRADTFDPQKGAARTWIYSIARHLALNAIRRRDLSGDEVEPDTLEQQDVRRPEGQSVDAFDWQTGQRMDECLKELDVERRNCVLQAYVDGLSHAEIAAHTGAPLGTVKAWIKRSLVRLRECLA, encoded by the coding sequence ATGGCTGTGTCCGAAAACATCAACGAATTAGATGTCGCCGAAACGCTACGACGCTGCACCAACGGAGAGCAGGAGGCGCTTCACGCCCTCTATCGCCAGGAAGGCGCACGGATGCTCGGCGTCGTTTTGCGTATCGTCAAGGACCGCGGTATGGCGGAGGACATCGTCCACGACGCCTTTCTGTCGATCTGGCAGCGGGCCGATACCTTCGACCCGCAAAAGGGCGCCGCCCGTACCTGGATTTACAGCATCGCCCGTCACTTGGCGCTCAACGCCATTCGACGACGTGACCTGAGTGGTGACGAGGTCGAGCCGGATACCCTCGAGCAGCAGGATGTGAGACGCCCGGAAGGGCAGAGCGTCGACGCCTTCGACTGGCAAACCGGCCAGCGAATGGACGAATGCTTGAAAGAACTCGATGTCGAACGCCGCAACTGCGTGCTTCAGGCCTATGTCGATGGCTTGAGCCATGCAGAAATCGCCGCACACACGGGTGCGCCGCTGGGCACGGTCAAGGCCTGGATCAAGCGCAGCCTGGTGCGTTTAAGGGAGTGTCTGGCATGA
- a CDS encoding anti-sigma factor domain-containing protein: MKAADQHDDNHALAGEYVLGTLSFTERQAFEARLENDPALQQAVRDWEERFFPYNALTEPVAPSDFLWPRIQRSLDERRPAPVDTASLSNPPVQAPSLWQRLGFWRAVSGMGVAATILMAALLLLQPLGPATPEYMVVLLAPQSQSAGWVVQAANRRQIELIPLGTFEVPEGKTLEFWTKADDWQRPVSLGLVEPGEPIRLNLDDLPPLEDNQLFELTLEDATGSPTGLPTGPIEYIGRAVEI; encoded by the coding sequence ATGAAAGCCGCCGATCAACACGATGACAACCACGCCCTGGCGGGAGAGTACGTTCTCGGCACGCTGAGTTTTACCGAGCGCCAGGCATTCGAAGCGCGCCTGGAAAACGACCCAGCCCTACAGCAAGCGGTCCGCGACTGGGAAGAGCGCTTTTTCCCCTACAACGCGCTGACCGAGCCGGTGGCCCCGAGCGATTTTCTCTGGCCACGTATTCAGCGAAGCCTCGACGAGCGCCGCCCGGCGCCGGTCGACACGGCCTCGTTGTCGAACCCGCCCGTCCAGGCGCCCAGCCTTTGGCAGCGCCTTGGCTTCTGGCGCGCGGTGTCCGGGATGGGCGTCGCCGCCACGATCCTGATGGCCGCGCTTTTGCTGCTGCAGCCGCTGGGCCCCGCCACGCCGGAGTACATGGTGGTGCTGCTGGCGCCGCAGAGCCAGTCTGCCGGTTGGGTGGTGCAGGCGGCCAACCGCCGTCAAATCGAGCTGATACCGCTGGGCACGTTCGAGGTGCCCGAAGGCAAGACGCTGGAGTTCTGGACCAAGGCCGACGACTGGCAGCGGCCCGTGTCACTAGGGCTGGTCGAACCCGGCGAGCCCATCCGCCTGAATCTCGATGACCTGCCGCCGCTCGAGGACAACCAGCTCTTCGAGCTCACGCTGGAAGACGCCACCGGTTCGCCCACCGGCCTGCCCACCGGCCCCATCGAGTATATCGGGCGCGCCGTGGAGATCTGA
- the trkA gene encoding Trk system potassium transporter TrkA, giving the protein MKIIILGAGQVGGTLAEHLAREENDITVVDTDAAKLRELHTKLDIRTVTGAGSYPIVLRQAGCEDADMLIAVTNSDEVNMIACQVAHTLFRTPTKIARVRATPYLTRKGLFAHEAIPIDVLISPEQVVTDHVRRLIEHPGALQVLEFAGGLVQLVAVKAFYGGPLVGQDLAFLGRHMPNVDTRVAAIYRRNRPIIPRGDTVIEADDEVFFLAARRDIRAVMSELRRVERGFRRVVIAGGGNIGERLAEHLEHSHQVKIIEHSLERCTTLSERLDRTVVLHGSATSKRLLEEENIEDCDIFCALTNDDEVNIMSSLLAKRLGAKKVLTLINNAAYVDLVQGGEIDIAISPQQATIGSLLTHVRRGDIVNVHSLRRGAAEAIEAIAHGDKQSSKVVGRAVRDIDLPEGTTIGAMVRGKEVIIAHGDATVESGDHVILFVIDKRRIRDVERLFQVGLSFF; this is encoded by the coding sequence TCACCGTGGTCGACACCGATGCCGCCAAGCTCCGCGAGCTGCACACCAAACTCGATATTCGCACCGTCACCGGCGCCGGCTCCTACCCCATCGTGCTGCGCCAGGCCGGCTGCGAGGACGCCGACATGCTGATCGCCGTCACCAACTCCGACGAAGTCAACATGATCGCCTGCCAGGTGGCGCATACGCTGTTTCGCACGCCGACCAAGATCGCCCGGGTGCGCGCCACGCCCTATCTGACCCGCAAGGGCCTGTTTGCCCACGAAGCGATTCCCATCGATGTCTTGATCAGCCCCGAGCAGGTGGTCACCGATCACGTGCGCCGCTTGATCGAACACCCGGGGGCGCTGCAGGTGCTGGAATTCGCCGGTGGGCTCGTCCAGCTCGTGGCGGTCAAGGCGTTCTACGGCGGCCCGCTGGTGGGCCAGGACCTCGCCTTTCTGGGGCGCCACATGCCCAACGTCGACACCCGCGTAGCGGCGATCTACCGGCGCAACCGGCCGATCATCCCGCGCGGCGATACGGTGATCGAAGCCGACGACGAGGTGTTCTTTCTCGCCGCGCGGCGCGATATCCGCGCGGTGATGAGCGAGCTCAGGCGCGTCGAGCGCGGCTTTCGCCGGGTGGTGATCGCCGGCGGCGGCAACATCGGCGAGCGCCTGGCCGAGCATCTCGAGCACAGCCATCAGGTCAAGATCATCGAGCACAGTCTCGAGCGCTGTACCACGCTCTCCGAGCGGCTCGACCGTACCGTGGTGCTCCACGGCAGCGCCACCAGCAAGCGGCTGCTCGAGGAGGAGAACATCGAGGATTGCGACATCTTCTGCGCGCTGACCAACGACGACGAGGTCAACATCATGTCGTCGCTTCTGGCCAAGCGGCTGGGGGCCAAGAAGGTGCTGACGCTGATCAACAACGCCGCCTACGTGGATCTGGTGCAGGGCGGCGAGATCGATATCGCCATTTCACCCCAGCAGGCGACCATCGGTAGCCTCTTAACCCACGTGCGCCGGGGCGATATCGTCAACGTGCATTCGCTCAGACGCGGGGCTGCCGAAGCGATCGAGGCGATCGCCCACGGCGACAAGCAGTCGTCGAAAGTGGTGGGCCGGGCGGTGCGCGACATCGACCTGCCCGAGGGCACGACCATCGGGGCGATGGTGCGCGGCAAGGAGGTGATCATCGCCCACGGGGACGCCACGGTGGAAAGCGGCGATCACGTGATTCTGTTCGTGATCGACAAGCGCCGGATTCGCGACGTCGAGCGGCTTTTCCAGGTGGGCTTGAGCTTTTTCTGA